The Flavobacterium commune genome contains the following window.
TGAACAATGTTGGTGCTACTTTACCAAAGAGAGATGCAGTTGATGAACGAGTAATTAAACAAGTTCGCACAGGAACTATTGAGTACAAAGACGGCTTGGAAAACAGTATTGGAAAAGAATTTATCAAAAGAAGATTGCCGGCCGATTCTTATAAAAAAGGAATTATAACGCATCCGGATCAAGTGGGCGGTTATCCTAATTATAAAGGAAAAGCTTATAAAGATTCAGATAATGACGGTATTCCGGATGCCTGGGAGAAAAAATACGGTTTAAATCCTAAAGATGCTTCGGATGCTAATGGCGATTTGAATGGAGACGGCTACACTAATATTGAAAAATATATTAACGGAATTGATCCTAATCAAAAAGTAGATTGGACAAATCCTGCAAATAATAAAGAAACTCTAAATCAATCATTATTAAATTAATACGAAGCTTTATGTTGAAAAAAATCAATAAATTACAGCTGTTATTTTTGATGTGTATTGGTTTTGTTGCCACTGCGCAACAGCATGAAGTTAAAGATTACATAAATGATATTAACGAACGCGCTGCAACTATAGTATCTAAATTAGATATCAATGATGCTGATAAAAAAGAAGTCAAAACAATTGTTCTTAAGCAATATATTAATATTGAAAAAATCGAATTCAAAAGAGATTCTCAATTAGAAAAACTTAAAAAAACAGTAACTGATCAGGAGGAACAGAAGTTAAAATCAGAAGAAGTTTGGGTAAAATATAAAGCTTCGATTAGTAAATTGCATGATTCTTATTTGGATAAATTATCTAAAAAATTAAATGAATTGCAAATAGTTCAGGTCAAAGATGCAATGACTTATCATGTTATGCCTAAAACATATCATAATTTTCTGGATATGTTTCAGAATCTTAAAGATGTTCAAAAAAAGATGATTTATGATCATTTGGTTGAAGCAAGAGAAAATGCTATGAATGTGGGAACTCATAAATGGCAATTTCAATGGTTTGCTAAATACAGAGGAAAAATAAATAACATCTTGGCTTCACAAGGAATTGAATTGCATCATACAAGCAAAGCCTGGGAGAAAAAGCAATTAGAGAAAAAGAATCATTTGAAGTAATTCTTTTAGATAAATTTTAAAACCACTTCAACGTGAATTTTATAAAACTTAAATATAGAATACTATCAAAACAGGATGTAATTATTATTTCCTGTTTTGTTTTGTTTTTTAGTTTCCAAAGTAGTTTTGCTCAAAATAACTTTCCTACCATTATCAAAGATAAGGCTGGGAAAATAGTTAGAACTCAGGATAACTCAGGAAATCAAATACCTGATTTTTCATTTGCGGGTTATCGCGCAGCCCAATATGCAATTCCTACTATTGCTGTCAAAGCATTTGTTCCAAATATTTCGGGAGATGCTACTGCAACTATTCAGGCAGCAATAGATTATGTGGCTACACTTAAAGTTGATGCCAATGGTTTTAGAGGAACAGTACTTTTAGACAAAGGAACTTATACCGTTTCGGGAATTATTAATATCAATGTAAGCGGAATTGTTTTAAGAGGAAGCGGAGCTGGAAACAACGGTACAATTATACTGGGAACTGGAACTAATAGAGAAGCGATTGTCAATATTTCGGGAAAAGCTAATCGTGTTTTGAAAGATAAATTTCAACTGGCCGATGAATATACTCCTTTGGGAAGTACTACTATTTCATTAAAAAATGGTACGACTATTAAAAAAGGCGATCATATTTTGATTAATACTCCTATCAGTCAGCAGTGGATAGAAAGTCTTGGTATGACCGAATACGGGGCAGAAACGGGATGGATAGGTTGGAAAAAAGATGACTTTGTAATTCGTGCCGATAGAGAGGTAAATCAGGTACAGAATAACAAAATCACTATCGATGCTCCATTGACTAATGCTTTGAACGAAAAATTATCTCAATCGGAAGTGGTAGTTTACAATTGGTCAGGTAGAATTAATAGTATTGGAGTTGAAAATCTGACTTTAAAATCAGATTTTGACACTACAAATCCTAAAGACGAACAACACAGATGGCATGGTGTTTCGATACAAAATACCGAAGATGCCTGGGTAAGACAAGTGAACTTCGAGCAGTTTGCCGGTGGTGCAGTTTCGATATTAAAATCGGCTAAAAGAATCACCGTTGAAGATTGTATCTCTTTGAATCCAATTTCAGAAATTGCCGCTTTCAGAAGAAATACTTTTTATACCGAAGGCCAGCAAACCTTATTTCAACGTTGCTATTCTGAATATGGATATAATGATTTTGCTGTTGGTGGTTATGCTACGGCAGGGCCAAATGTCTTTTTACAATGTCAGTCTTATTTGCCTTATAGTTTTAGTGGTTCCATAGGAAGCTGGGCTACAGGAATGTTATTTGATGTAGTTTTAATTGACGGTAATGCCATCAGTTTTAAAAACAAAGAACAGGATGCCCGTGGATTGGGATGGAATGCTGCCAATAGTGTTATTTGGGAATCTTCGGCCTCTAAAATCGAAAATTACAGTCCGCCTACAGCCGATAACTGGGCTTTTGGAGTCTGGGCACAATGGGCTGGAAACGGTCATTGGACTGATGTTAATAATCATATTTCGCCTAGAAGTTTGTATTATGCTTTATTGGAACAACGCCTTGGGAAATTACCAATGCAGGCTCAAATTTTAGACTTAGGAACAGAACCTTCTTCAAGTCCTACAATTGAACAGGCAGCAATTTTAACTGCCGAATCCCGCAAGAAACAAACTACCCTGAAACAATGGATTGAGGAGGCTGCAACCAGAAATCCAATTGGAGTTGATTATTCGAAAGCAAAACAGTTTAGTGAAGTAAAGGCAGAAGCCAAATCAACAGAAGTTACTTCCAAAATCACGATTAAAAACGGACTTTTAGTTACCAATAAAGGATTGCTTGCGGGCGAAACTATTGATGTTCCTTGGTGGAGAGGAAGTTTGCGTGAGTCGGAAATAGCAAAAGCAAGACCGCATATTACGCGTTTTGTACCGGGACATTATGGTGTGGGTTATACCGATAATTTATCCGAAACAGTTCAGTTTTTAGTGGATAATAACAAAGTGGCTTTGGATCATAATTATGGTTTATGGTACGAACAACGTATGGCAGACCACGAGCGTATTCGCAGAATGGATGCCGATGTTTGGGCACCTTTTTACGAACAACCTTTTGACAGAACAGGACAAGGTACTGCCTGGGATCATTTGAGTAAATACGATTTGACAAGATTCAATACCTGGTATTGGGATCGTTTGAAAACTTTTGCTGATTTAGCTGCTCAACAAAATAAAATATTGATGAATCAACAGTATTTTCAGCATAATATTTTAGAAGCGGGAGCACATTGGTCAAGTTCTCCTTGGCGTCCGGCCAATAATATTAATAACACAGGGCTTCCTGAACCACCGCCTTATATGGGTGATAAAAGAATTTTTATTGCCGAACAATTCTATGATATTAAAAATGAGAATATCAAGAAATTACATCAGGGCTTTATCGAAAAAAGCTTAGAAAACTTTAAGGATAATGCTAATGTGATTCAGTTTACAAGTGCCGAATATACAGGCCCATTGTCCTTCATGCAATTTTGGATAGACGTAATGGCTAATTACAAAAAAGCACATCAAAACCAATCTAAAATCGCTTTGAGTGCTACTAAAGATGTGCAGGATGCTGTTTTAAATGATGCCTCTAGATCTGCGGTAGTTGATGTAATCGATATTAGATATTGGTATTATAAAGAAGACGGAAGTTTGTATGCTCCTGAAGGCGGAAAAAACCTGGCGCCAAGGCAACACGCCCGACATATGAAAGTGGGTAAAGAAACCTACGAACAAACTTACAGAGCGGTTCGCGAATACCGAGATAAATATGCCGATAAAGCGGTTATTTATAATACGCCCGGAGCAAATAGATTTGGTTGGTCAGTGTTAATGGCAGGAGGTTCTTTGCCGGCAATTCCTGAGATTGCAATTTCCGGTTTTTATGAATCATTGGCAAACATGAAAACAGCCAAGGATGAGAACTATAACAGTGCGATTTGGACTTTAAAAGATGATGGAAAAGCTTATCTTTTTTATCTGTTAAAAGCCAATAAAGCGACAGTTGATTTATCACAGTATAGCGGTACTTTTGAGGTATATTGGATTAATCCTGAAAAAGGAAATGTTATTTCTAAAGAAACAATTCAAGGAAAATCAGTACATACTTTGACAGTACCTGAAGGAAAAGAAACTAAAATAGTAGCATATATTAAAAAGAAATAAAAATGAAAATAATGATTTCTAAAAAGAAGATTGGTAAAATAATTACTCTTGCAGGATTGAGTTTTGCGAGTATTTGTTCTAATGCACAGAACACTGTAAAACCTTTACAAAACCTTCAAATCACTGCAAACAAACAGTATTTTCAAACAGAGGATGGAAAACCATTTTTCTGGTTAGGTGATACAGGCTGGTTGGCATTCAGTAAACTGGATAGAGAAGGAGTAAAAAAATATTTTGAAGATCGAAAAGCAAAAGGATTCAATGTTGTTCAGGTTATGGTATTGCATAATTTGAATGCTGTAAATGTGTATGGTGCTCAGGCATTAATGAATGATAATTTAACACATCAGATTACTTCGCCTGGTAACGATCCAAATAATGCTTCTGAATATGATTATTGGGATCATGTAGATTATACTTTGGATGTAGCGCAACAAAACGGAATTTATGTTGCAATGGTTCCTGTTTGGGGTACAAATGTGAGTAAAAAAGACAGTAAGGTAACGAAAGATCAAGCTGAAAAATACGCTAAATTTTTAGCAGATAGATATAAAAAACGTACTAATGTAATTTGGTTAAACGGTGGTGATACTAAAGGAAATGAATTTCAAGACATTTGGAATGCCATTGGAACAACTTTAAAAACATCTAATCCAAATCAATTAGTAACTTTTCATCCATTTGGAAGAACAGATTCATCTGAGAATTTCCATAACGCCACTTGGTTAGATTTCAATATGTTTCAATCTGGACATAAAACGTATGCACAGGAAACAGATCCTACTGCTTTTAAAGAAGACAATTACAAATTTGTTTTAAGAGATTTAGAATTAAAACCTAAAAAACCAACACTTGACGGAGAACCATCTTATGAAGGAATTCCTCATGGTTTACACGACACTTTACAGCCAAAATGGAATGCTAATGATGTACGTCGTTACGGATATTGGTCGGTACTTTCGGGAGCTGCAGGATATACATACGGACACAGTGCTGTAATGCAGTTTTTCAGAAAAGGAGATAATCCGGCTTATGGGAATAAAGTACTTTGGAATGATGCAATAAATGATACTGGAGCAGGACAAATGATTTACATCAAAAAATTGATAGAGGAATTTCCTTTTACTGAAGGTGTTGCCGATGCTTCGATAATTGCTAATCAGGGTACAAAATACGATTATTTGCCAGCTATAAAAGGCAAAAAATATGCTTTGATTTATACTTATAACGGAAGAAAATTAGCCATAAATCTTGGTAAAATAGAAGGAAATAAAGTAACTGCAAGCTGGTACAACCCAAGAAACGGAGAAAAAACACCAATTGGCGTTTTTGATAACAAAGGAAAAAAAGAATTCCAGCCTTCTGGGAAAAAAGAAGATGGAAATGACTGGGTACTAATTTTAGAATCAGTTTATCCAAAAATATAATCTGCATAAATCTGTCGAATCTGCGTGAAACAAAATAATAACACTATGAAAATTAAAAACATACTTATCATTCTCTGTTTTATTACAGGACTAAACACTGCTTTCGCAAATGAGGGTTGGATAAACATTCTTAAAGCTGGTGGAAACAACAAAGGAATCCTGTGTACAAAAGCAATTCAAGGTGCTATTGATAAAGCATCAACTAATGATGGAGGCGGAACTGTTTATTTTCCTGCCGGAAATTATTTAACAGGTGCTTTAAAATTAAAAAGCAACATCACAATTTATTTGGATGCCGGGGCAGTTTTAAAATTTTCTGAGAATTTTGATGATTACCTGCCTTATGTAGAAATGCGTTATGAAGGTATCATGATGAAAACTTTTTCGCCATTATTTTATGCTAAAGATGCCGAAAACATTAGCATCAAAGGAAGAGGAGTAATCGACGGACAGGGAAAAGTCTGGTGGAATGAAGTGTACCGAATTGAAACTGCCAAAGGACCAATTCCTTTAACAAAATGGCAAAAAATGTGGGACGAACAAAATCCTGCAATTGGTTATGAACCATATTATAAAAGAACCATGGATAAAAAGTTCTTCAGACCTTCTTTTTTCCAGGTGCTTAATTGTAAGAACATTTTAATAGAAGGAGTTACTTTTCAAAATTCTCCTTTTTGGACGATAAATCCGGAGTTTTGTGAGAACATAACCATTACTGGAATTACAATCAACAATCCGCATTCGCCTAATACCGACGGAATCAATCCTTCGTCTTGCAAAAATGTACACATTTCTAATTGTCACATTAGCGTAGGAGATGATTGTATTACCATTAAATCAGGAAGAGATGCCGATGGTAGAAAATATGGTGTAGCTACCGAGAACGTAACAATTACCAATTGTACGATGTTGAGTGGTCACGGTGGAGTTGTTATTGGAAGTGAAATGTCGGGTGGAATCAAAAAAATCACGATTTCAAATTGTGTTTTTGACGGTACCGACAGAGGAATCCGATTGAAATCGGCTCGTGGTCGTGGAGGTGTTGTCGAAGACATTCGTGTTGACAATATCGTGATGAAAAACATCAAAGAAAATGCTATTATCATGGATTTGTTTTATGATAAATCAAGTAAAGAAGAACCGGTTTCGGAGCGAACACCTATTTTTAGAAACATTCACATCAGTAATTTAACAGGAACTGATGTTAAAAAAGCTGGATCTATTGTTGGGATTTCTGAAATGCCAGTTCAAAATATTTCTTTTTCGAACATAAATATCCAGTCTGAAGACGGATTTACATTGAACACCACAGATAATGTTGAATTTCACGATGTAAAAGTTACCACTAAAATGGGGGCTTCTTTCGAAATCGAAAATTCAAATAATTTGATTTTAGACAATGTGGCTACAATGAAACCAATTGCCAATACCCCATTGATTAAATTAACGGATGTTTCAAACATGATGATTAATAATAATTTTCCAATGTTTGCTACTGATATTTTCTTAGAAGCCGATGGTGCTAAAACCAAAGGAATTTATTTAAAGAATAACGTTTTTAACAATGTGAAAAAAGTAGTAAACAAAGGAGCAGCATTAAACGCAGCAGCCATTGTTGAATAAAAGGATTAATTTGATGAAAAAAATTACAATAGCATTATTAGTATTAGTTGGTTTATCCAGTTGTGTTTCTAAAAAAGCAGAAGCTTATCTGTTTACTTCTTTTAGAGAACCGGCTACTGATGGATTGTATTTGGCTTCCAGTGAAGACGGTTACCATTGGAAAGATTTGGGCGGGCCTTACTTAAAACCTGAAGCCGGAAAGAGTAAAATCATGAGAGATCCTTCCATTGTAAAAGGAAAAAATGATGTGTATCACATGGTTTGGACAACCGATTGGAAAGGTGGGGACGGTTTTGGTTATGCCAGTTCTAAAGATTTAATCCATTGGTCAGAACAACAATACATCCACGTGATGAAGAACGAACCTGAGGTAGTTAATGTCTGGGCTCCTGAAATTTTTTATGATGATGAGCAGGATCGTTATATTATCATTTGGGCTTCTACTATTCCTTTCCGTTTTGCAAAAGGAGTGGAAGAAGAGAAAAACAATCATCGAATGTATTATGTAACGACTAAGGATTTCAAGACTTTTTCGGATACCAAATTGTTTTTCGAACCTGGTTTTAGCGTAATTGATTGTGTGTTGTTAAAACGTGCTAAAAACGATTATGTTTTGGTTTTAAAGGACAATACCCGACCGATGCGAAATATAAAAGTGGCTTTTGGAAAAACACCTCTGGGACCATTCGAAAATATTTCAAATCCCTTAACCGATTATTTGTCGGAAGGGCCTACAGTAGTGAATTTAGGCAAAGACTGGTTGATTTATTACGATAACTACGGAGCTAAAAATTACCAGGCCATTCGAACTGCTGATTTTAAAAATTTTGAAAACGTAAGTTCAAAAATTAAACTTCCGGAAGGTCATAAACACGGAACGATTACAACTATTTCAAAGAAAACTTTGAAAGCTTTAATTGAAAAGAAGTAAAATATAATGCCACAGATTAAAAGGATTAGAAATCTTGGAAATCCGTAAAATCTGTGGCAAAAATAAAATTAAAGAACAATGATTCTATTTCAAAATATAAAAAGCAATATTGCAACAGCAACAACAATTTTATTGACTTGTGGTGCAATTCATTCTGCAGTTGCTCAAAATGATACCATAAAATATGTTGGTAAAACACTTTCTAATGTCGATTACCATCATGGACAATTGAGTCCGGCTGTGGGGGTTCACGCTACGCAAATTATGCGTGCCAGTCGTGAGCATCCTGAAAAAGCAGATGGTTTTGGTTGGACCTACAATCATCAGTCAATGATGGCATATTGGAATAATACTTTTTATTTACATTATTTGAGTGATCCTTCTGGTGAGCACATTCCGCCGAGCCAGACTTTTTTGATGACTTCCAAAGATGGGGTCAACTGGACAAAACCTAAGGTGCTTTTTCCTATTTACCGTGTTCCTGACGGATTTAAAAAAACAGAGGTAGAAGGAGTGGCTAAAAATCTGGATGCTATTATGCACCAACGTATGGGATTTTATGTTTCTTCGGATAACAGATTACTTTCTTTAGGTTATTACGGAGTAGCCATGGATAAAAAAGACGACCCTAATGACGGGAAAGGAATTGGTCGTGTGGTGAGGGAAATTTACAAAGACGGAACTTTTGGACCAATTTATTTTATCAGATACAATAAAACAGGAAATCCACTGCCAACAACGTTTCCGTTTTATAAAAAGAGTAAAGACAAAAAATTCATCAAAGCCTGCGATGAGTTACTTTCTAAACCTTTGTTAATGCAACAATGGGTGGAAGAAGCCGACAGGGATGACGAATTAATTCCGTTAAAGAAACAATACAAAGCTTTCAATTATTATCATTTGCCTAACGGAAATGTAGTGGGACTTTGGAAATTTGCTTTGACATCTTTAAGTAAAGACAATGGAAAAACCTGGGAATACACCCCTTTGCGTGCGCCTGGTTTTGTAAACAGCAATGCTAAAATCTGGGGACAAAAAACATCTGATAACCGTTATGCAACAGTGTATAATCCTTCAGAATACCGTTGGCCATTGGCAATTTCTACCTCTGATGACGGTTTAAATTATAAAGATTTGTTGTTAGTTCACGGCGAAATCAGTCCGATGCGTTACGGTGGAAACTACAAATCGGCAGGTCCACAGTATGTACGAGGAATTCTGGAAGGCAACGGAACGCCACCCGATGGTAAACTTTGGGTGAGTTACAGTGTGAACAAAGAAGATATTTGGGTCGCTTCAATTCCGGTTCCGGTAACCAGTGAGGTGAAAGAAAATGCCAACGATGTTTTCAATAATTTGCCAAATGGCGATGAATTGAAACTGTGGAATACCTATGATTTGGCATGGGCTTCTGCTAAAATAGAAAAGAAAGCCGATGGACAAAAAGCCCTGACTCTTCGAGATCAGGATGCTTTCGATTATTCCCGAGCTGAACGTGTGATTCCGTTTGCCCAAAAAATGGAAGCTACTTTTACCGTAGTTCCTGAACAAAATAATAATGGTCTTTTACAGGTTGAATTCCAAAATAAACAAGGACTTCCTGCTATTCGAATTGTATTTGATTCGGATGGGGAAATAAAAGTTAAACACGGGGCTCGTCATGGTGGAATTGGCAAGTATGAGGCAGGAAAAGAATATAAGCTTACCGTAAAGTTAGATGTTACTTCCCGTTCTTATACGATTCAGGTGAACGATAGTAAAGAAACCTTTAAGATATTCTATGCTCCGGTTGATGGTATATCACGCATTATGTTCCGTACAGGAGAGCAACGTTATACGCCAAATCCAGATACAGAACCGGATACCCCGGACTTTGTTGATTTGCCTGATACAGGTAAATTAATTCCGGAGGCTGTTTTTAATATCAAATCTTTGGTTACTAAAAAATTATAGAACACAGATGTAACGGATTCGCTATCGCGAAGACGCAGATTAATACAGATTTTAAAAATCCGTTTTTATCCGCGTTTTTACAAAGTAAATCCGTGGCATCAGTGTACTAATCTCAACAATAAGAAATGAAGAATTTAAAATCCATATTATTTCTGCTTTGTCTATTAGTAGCTTTTAGTTCTAATGGACAAATTGCTGTTAGCCATTTAACATGCAATAGCGCTACAAATCCTTTGGCGATAAGTGCGCAAACTCCTGTTTTTAGTTGGCAATTAAGTTCTAAAGATTTCAATGTTTCTCAAACGGCTTATCAGTTATTGATAGCTTCTTCTGAAGAGAAACTAAAGAAGAACGAAGGAGATGTTTGGGATAGCGGAAAAGTAGTTTCTGCTGCAAGTCAGGATGTGCGTTATAATGGCAAAGGCTTAAAAAGCGAAATCAAGTATTTTTGGAAAGTAAGGGTTTGGTCGAATGATAAAAAAGCTTCTAATTGGAGTGTCGCAGCTTATTTCAGAACGCAACCTTCGGATTTGAATCCAACTTGGATTGGTGCCATTACAAAAGCAGATAGTCATTTGCCGGAAGGCCGGAATTATCATGCTGTTACTTTCAAAAAAGAGAAAAAACAAGCCATTATTGATGCCTCTGATTCTTTGTCGCGAAGAAGTATTCAATTGCGTAAATCATTTGTTGTTTCGAAAAAAATAAAAGAAGCCGTGGTTTATGTTTCTGGATTGGGACATTATGAGTTGACACTGAATGGAAAAAAAGTAGGTAATAGTGTGTTTGCACCTTTGTGGACGGATTATGACAAAACCGTTTATTACAATACTTACGAAATCAATGCAAACGAATTGCTGAAAGGCGAGAATGTTCTTGGGGTTTTATTGGGTAACGGAATGTATAATATGCTTGCTGAAAGGTATGCAAAATTCTTTGTGAGTTTTGGTCCGCCAACCTTGTTTCTGAAAATGAAAGTGGTGTACGAAGACGGTTCGGAACAAATTATAAAAACTGATAAAAGCTGGAAATATTCTAAAAGCCCGATTACTTTCAACAGTATTTTTGGAGGCGAAGATTACAATGCCAATTTAGAGCAGAAAGGCTGGAATAGGACTGGTTTTAATGACAAAGATTGGAAAGCAGTTGTCGTTCAGGAATCACCAAAAGGCGTTTTAAGAGCGCAGCAAACGACTCCAATACAAATTGAAGAGCAATTTGGCGTTAAAGCAGTGACGGAACCACAGGTTGGAGTTCGTGTTTTTAATATGGGACAAAATTTATCCGGTTTTCCAACGATAAAAGTAAAAGGAAAAAAAGGACAAACGGTACGCATTTGGGTTGGTGAAGGATTGAATGACGATGGAACCGTCGGTCAGGGAAGATCTGGAAAACCCTATTATTTTGATTATACTTTAAAAGGTGAAGGTGTAGAAGAATGGCAGCCAAGATTTAGCTATTATGGTTACCAATATATTCAAATTGAAGGTGTGAATTACAAAGAAACAAAGGATTTTTCGTTGCCAACAATTGTAGATTTAAAATCTAATTTCATTTATAATTCGGCAGGAACAGCTGGAAGTTTTACTTCTTCGAATGAAATTTTTAATAAAACACACGAGTTGATTAATAATGCCATTAAGAGTAATTTTCAATCTGTGTTGACCGATTGTCCGCATAGAGAAAAACTGGGTTGGCTTGAAGAATCACATCTAAACGGTCCCGGATTAATTTACAATTACAATCTGAAAAATTATATTCCGTCCATCATGCAAAACATTGCCGATGCACAGCGTGAAAACGGCATGATTCCTACTATTGCGCCGGAATATGTGATTTTTGGTGGCGATTTTACCGATTCGCCTGAATGGGGTGTGGCAGGTGTAATTTTGCCTTGGATGTATTATGAATATTATGGCGATGATTCTTTGTTGAAAGAATATTATCCTGTAATGAAAAAATATGTGGATTACCTGACTTCAAAGGCAGACAAAGGCATTGTTTCTTATGGCTTGGGCGATTGGTATGACTACGGAGAACATGCGGCGGGTTATTCTAAAAACAGTCCGATAGCACTTTCCGCTACATCACATTATTATTTTGGAGTCGATTTGCTGGCTAAGGCTGCGAAGCTATTAAATAAGAAAGAAGATGCCGTTACTTACGAAAATTTAGCAATAAGTGTAAAAAAAGCATTTAATGGCAAGTTCTTTGATACAAAGACGAAACAATATGGCACAGGAAGTCAGTTTAGCAATGCTATTCCGTTGTTTTTAGGTATGGTGGCGAAAGAAGATAAGCAGGCTGTTTTAGATAATTTGGTTAATGACATCAAAGCCAGAAATTATCGATTGACCACTGGCGATGTGGGGAATCGTTATTTATTTCAGGTTTTGGCCGATAATGGGCTGAATGAGGTAATGTACAAAATGCACAATCATTATGATGCTCCGGGTTATGGTTTCCAAATTAAATTTGGCTTGACCACCTTAACGGAGCAATGGGATCCGAGAAAAGGAAATTCATGGAACCATTTTATGATGGGGCAAATTGAGGAATGGTTTTATGAAAGTTTAGTAGGGATTGTTCCTGATGAAACGAATCCAGGATTCAAACATTTCTTCCTGCAACCGGAAATTTTAGGTGATATGACTTTTGTAAAAGGAAGTTACAATTCGGTTTTTGGGGAAATTGCTTCTGAATGGGAGAAAAAAGAAGATAAAGTATCTTTTAAATTTACGATTCCGGCTAATACCACGGCAACAGTAAAATTGCCGGTAAAAAAGAATGCAGTTATCAAAGTAAATGGTAAAATACTAAGCGATTCTAAAAATGTTCTGAAAGTTTTAACTAATGAAGAAAAAGCTTCATTTGTTTTAGGTTCAGGAATGTATGTTGTAGAATGTGCTTTGTAAATGAAAATAAAATGATAAATTTAAGGATGAAAAGGAATAAAATGAAGAAGTTGTTTATTGTGGTATTGCTATTTTTGTTGCTGCCAAAGGTAGAAGCACAAACATCGGATGATAATTATAAAGAACCGATAGTAAAGGCTATCAAAACAATAGAATCTATTTTTAAAATAACCATCATCGACAAAGATGGTTTGCTAAAAGGCAAGGAACTGGATTATGCCGAATGGAGAATTCGTCAGGGCAATTTGGATGTTTCATTGACAGCCATTTTAGCGCCATTTGATCTTACTTTTTTTAAAGAAAACGATTCAACTTATGCTATTCGAAAATTTGAATATGCCAGAAGATCGGCTACTATTGGAAAAGAACGTTTAGAATTTTTGGCTGATTTGTATCCTAATTTAAAAGCTTGGGAAACCAGAAAAGCCGATTTAAAACAATGCATCATTAGTTCCATTGGTTTAGACAAAGCACCGCCGATGCCAAAGGGAAAGCCAATTTTAACCCCAAAAAGAATCTATAAAGATTACAGTGTGGAGAATATTGGTTTAGAAATTATTCCGGGTGTTTATGTAACAGGTTCTATTTATAAACCCTATCCTTTAAAAGG
Protein-coding sequences here:
- a CDS encoding DUF3826 domain-containing protein, with amino-acid sequence MLKKINKLQLLFLMCIGFVATAQQHEVKDYINDINERAATIVSKLDINDADKKEVKTIVLKQYINIEKIEFKRDSQLEKLKKTVTDQEEQKLKSEEVWVKYKASISKLHDSYLDKLSKKLNELQIVQVKDAMTYHVMPKTYHNFLDMFQNLKDVQKKMIYDHLVEARENAMNVGTHKWQFQWFAKYRGKINNILASQGIELHHTSKAWEKKQLEKKNHLK
- a CDS encoding DUF6298 domain-containing protein produces the protein MNFIKLKYRILSKQDVIIISCFVLFFSFQSSFAQNNFPTIIKDKAGKIVRTQDNSGNQIPDFSFAGYRAAQYAIPTIAVKAFVPNISGDATATIQAAIDYVATLKVDANGFRGTVLLDKGTYTVSGIININVSGIVLRGSGAGNNGTIILGTGTNREAIVNISGKANRVLKDKFQLADEYTPLGSTTISLKNGTTIKKGDHILINTPISQQWIESLGMTEYGAETGWIGWKKDDFVIRADREVNQVQNNKITIDAPLTNALNEKLSQSEVVVYNWSGRINSIGVENLTLKSDFDTTNPKDEQHRWHGVSIQNTEDAWVRQVNFEQFAGGAVSILKSAKRITVEDCISLNPISEIAAFRRNTFYTEGQQTLFQRCYSEYGYNDFAVGGYATAGPNVFLQCQSYLPYSFSGSIGSWATGMLFDVVLIDGNAISFKNKEQDARGLGWNAANSVIWESSASKIENYSPPTADNWAFGVWAQWAGNGHWTDVNNHISPRSLYYALLEQRLGKLPMQAQILDLGTEPSSSPTIEQAAILTAESRKKQTTLKQWIEEAATRNPIGVDYSKAKQFSEVKAEAKSTEVTSKITIKNGLLVTNKGLLAGETIDVPWWRGSLRESEIAKARPHITRFVPGHYGVGYTDNLSETVQFLVDNNKVALDHNYGLWYEQRMADHERIRRMDADVWAPFYEQPFDRTGQGTAWDHLSKYDLTRFNTWYWDRLKTFADLAAQQNKILMNQQYFQHNILEAGAHWSSSPWRPANNINNTGLPEPPPYMGDKRIFIAEQFYDIKNENIKKLHQGFIEKSLENFKDNANVIQFTSAEYTGPLSFMQFWIDVMANYKKAHQNQSKIALSATKDVQDAVLNDASRSAVVDVIDIRYWYYKEDGSLYAPEGGKNLAPRQHARHMKVGKETYEQTYRAVREYRDKYADKAVIYNTPGANRFGWSVLMAGGSLPAIPEIAISGFYESLANMKTAKDENYNSAIWTLKDDGKAYLFYLLKANKATVDLSQYSGTFEVYWINPEKGNVISKETIQGKSVHTLTVPEGKETKIVAYIKKK
- a CDS encoding glycoside hydrolase family 140 protein, which gives rise to MKIMISKKKIGKIITLAGLSFASICSNAQNTVKPLQNLQITANKQYFQTEDGKPFFWLGDTGWLAFSKLDREGVKKYFEDRKAKGFNVVQVMVLHNLNAVNVYGAQALMNDNLTHQITSPGNDPNNASEYDYWDHVDYTLDVAQQNGIYVAMVPVWGTNVSKKDSKVTKDQAEKYAKFLADRYKKRTNVIWLNGGDTKGNEFQDIWNAIGTTLKTSNPNQLVTFHPFGRTDSSENFHNATWLDFNMFQSGHKTYAQETDPTAFKEDNYKFVLRDLELKPKKPTLDGEPSYEGIPHGLHDTLQPKWNANDVRRYGYWSVLSGAAGYTYGHSAVMQFFRKGDNPAYGNKVLWNDAINDTGAGQMIYIKKLIEEFPFTEGVADASIIANQGTKYDYLPAIKGKKYALIYTYNGRKLAINLGKIEGNKVTASWYNPRNGEKTPIGVFDNKGKKEFQPSGKKEDGNDWVLILESVYPKI